A single region of the Colletotrichum destructivum chromosome 12, complete sequence genome encodes:
- a CDS encoding uncharacterized protein (Putative transcription factor domain, fungi) has translation MSIQGRCNIHGAWILNGICVRIAQKMGLHRDGELLGLPHFETEMRRRIWWQIFMLDSKFSMISGLSQSLLPRPSDCKLPKNLNDADLHTGATEPYQEREGPTEMVIPLLVYQIGFCLYQQQDLESLMLHSELSTLSSGRRTKMQSAHINGFIKTLEHRLNSVIEKNSDPSAGPVHEFAGLLKSLVLQKVKESTCPPQEQPEWGTEILTPKDNLFKWSVMTTEHNINAYRSNKHPGFHWFLKLLFQYDVVILMVGQLSQRLTGALVERAWQQIPALYEYHPEFLDPSQEYNIALGNFILRAWKIREDYLTSQNGIQPNEPGYIETLRKHLGSHLSRSRAGMEPPRSMEPHCHHSTTETQDGYPPIDQLFSRYLGASVSWDPLAMADPEPINRQLSTFDGLDMGTPTGW, from the coding sequence ATGTCAATCCAGGGTAGGTGCAATATCCATGGAGCTTGGATTCTCAATGGCATCTGTGTTCGTATTGCGCAGAAAATGGGCCTTCATAGAGACGGGGAGCTCCTTGGTCTTCCACACTTCGAAACCGAAATGCGGCGCCGAATTTGGTGGCAAATATTCATGCTGGACTCGAAATTCTCCATGATATCGGGCCTGAGCCAATCGCTGCTCCCTCGACCGAGCGACTGCAAACTGCCCAAGAATTTGAACGACGCGGATCTCCACACCGGTGCGACGGAGCCATATCAAGAACGCGAAGGCCCGACCGAAATGGTGATTCCACTATTGGTCTATCAGATTGGCTTCTGCCTCTATCAACAACAGGACCTCGAGTCCCTCATGCTCCACAGCGAACTGAGTACCCTGAGTTCCGGTAGAAGAACCAAAATGCAATCGGCTCATATTAATGGCTTTATCAAGACTCTCGAGCATCGACTAAACAGCGTTATTGAGAAAAACTCCGACCCTTCTGCCGGCCCGGTACATGAGTTTGCGGGTCTCTTAAAGTCCCTTGTACTTCAGAAGGTTAAGGAGTCCACTTGTCCTCCGCAGGAACAGCCAGAATGGGGCACAGAGATTTTGACGCCGAAAGACAATCTCTTCAAGTGGTCTGTGATGACCACGGAACACAACATCAATGCGTACAGGTCGAACAAGCATCCTGGGTTTCACTGGTTTCTGAAGTTACTCTTTCAATATGATGTTGTTATCTTGATGGTGGGCCAGCTGAGCCAGCGCTTGACTGGAGCTTTGGTCGAAAGGGCGTGGCAACAAATCCCTGCCCTTTACGAATACCATCCTGAGTTCCTCGACCCTTCTCAAGAGTACAACATCGCTCTTGGGAACTTCATCTTGAGAGCTTGGAAAATCAGAGAGGATTACCTTACTTCTCAAAATGGGATTCAGCCAAACGAGCCGGGTTACATAGAGACACTTCGGAAGCATTTGGGTTCGCATTTGAGCAGGTCCAGGGCTGGCATGGAGCCGCCCCGGTCAATGGAGCCCCACTGCCATCACTCAACGACCGAAACACAAGATGGGTACCCTCCCATTGATCAGTTGTTCTCGAGATATCTAGGTGCGAGTGTTTCTTGGGATCCTTTGGCTATGGCAGACCCTGAACCCATCAACAGACAATTGTCTACATTTGATGGATTGGACATGGGGACTCCCACAGGCTGGTGA
- a CDS encoding Putative zn(2)Cys(6) fungal-type DNA-binding domain-containing protein yields the protein MSASPKEVHSSNQPRPLACVLCQRRKVKCDRKYPCANCVKSKERCSPNIPAPARKRRQPNAELKARLARCEKLLAKYVAASKEPLDFDNMDAPRQSSSIPQYQNNEFNWKPAGKLVVEGGAVRFMDNFLWATVYEEA from the exons ATGTCAGCCTCTCCTAAGGAAGTTCACTCATCAAATCAGCCACGGCCTCTAGCCTGCGTGCTGTGCCAGCGCCGGAAGGTGAAGTGCGATCGGAAATATCCGTGTGCAAACTGCGTCAAG TCCAAAGAAAGATGCAGTCCCAATATCCCAGCACCGGCGCGGAAGCGAAGGCAACCCAATGCAGAGCTAAAGGCCAGACTCGCCCGATGCGAAAAGCTTTTGGCCAAGTATGTGGCAGCCAGCAAGGAGCCTCTGGATTTTGACAATATGGACGCTCCGCGACAGTCCTCGAGCATCCCGCAATATCAGAACAACGAATTCAATTGGAAACCTGCCGGAAAACTCGTAGTGGAAGGTGGAGCTGTGCGGTTCATGGACAACTTCCTCTGGGCTACAGTTTACGAGGAG GCATGA